The Lathyrus oleraceus cultivar Zhongwan6 chromosome 5, CAAS_Psat_ZW6_1.0, whole genome shotgun sequence genome includes the window TCATGTAGAAATATGAAAGCACTAATTAATGTCATGTTTATAGAACCGAATAATATGGGGAATTAGTAGCAGTTGGCAAAAGATGTAACCTAAATATTTAATCTTTTGTTAAATGTTCCACTTCACATTTAAATGAAGGTTTGTCTCCCCTAGAAAATTTAGGACATTGATGGCATTTCTTATAATACCATTTGTATTGTGATGCAATAAGCTTATCAATTATTGCAACAGTAATACATAAAGTTATCTACAGGAAAGCACGTCAGTGAAAGTTTTACATAAAAAAGATGTTGGCAGACAAAGAACATGTATGTGAGCATAAAGAAAAAGAGAGCTTAATAAAAATATATACATCAGTGAGTAGCTTAATTTCAGTGATAGGAAGGACCACAACTTTTGACATGAATTTTTGGTGGAGAGTAAGATGAGAGTTGGAAGAGTTTTGTGACCACACTTGAGATTATGAACTAAGTTGTCTGGGCCGGTTAACCAATGAGTCCTTAGGGATGCTAATAGAAAGTAGAAAACATAAATAATGTTATAGAAATTGGAAAAATGTATGTAATGCAAGTAATACAAAATGTGTTGTCTTTAAGTGCACCTTTTAATGAAGTCATTGGTTGGACCCAAATTGTCGTTGATGTATAGTTTTGTAACAGTGTAAGTGTTGGAAATGGAAAGATGATATTTTACTACATGCATAATAACATTATTTGTCTATGCGTagatgaaattaaaaaaatacatAACTGAATGTGTAGAATAAACGAAATAAAGTATGACAAACCTTCTTCTTTGACTTTGGCATGTTGGAGTAAGATTACAGTTGGCAAGGATGAATCAGTCTTCTGTTGATTGAATTTGATAAACTGTGATGCGTAGGCTTCCCAGAGGGTGCAGTTGATAGTGTTGTTGCTACAAAGTGAGAAAGAAACTTTAGttaataaaaacataaacatgGATAAAAAAGAGGTTAGTTGCTACAAAGTCTTGCAACACCATGTTTGTCAATAAGGAATACTTATTGTTATGATTTTGTTATTATTACAATTTATGTTAGTTGCTAAATATATGTTAGGATGTCTTTAATTGTATAGGAATTATAGAATTAGAATATTTGCATCTTTAATATTGTTTATGACTGATGTACTTATATGGAGAGTATCATATcaatgaaaaggacacaaaatAGAAATTTTGACATGGTATCAGCAGGTTATTGATCAAACCTGTTTTTCTTCGTTGATAACATGTTCTCTTAAAAAAAATGTGTTTGGCTCTTGTTTTGTTTTTGGTGACTCTTGTTTTGGTCCCCTTCTCTGCACTGGGTTTTTTTTCTTCTCGTCGTTGTTTCTTGCTTTTGGTTTGGTTTCATGGATTTTGAAAAAGAAAGAGAGAACTTTTGTGTTTGATTTACCGGGAAAAGTTATTCTTCATGGGCATTTCAATTTGAAATGTATGTGAAAGGGAAAGGAATGTCTAGTCATCTCAATGGGGCTTCGAAGGCTCATACCGAGAAGGTTGCGTTAGATACATGGGAAACAAAGAACGCACAAATTATTTCTTGGATCCTTGCCTCCATTGAGCCTCAAATGGTTAATAATTTACACTCCTTCTTAACAGCTAAAGCTATATGGGGTCACCTAAAAGTTATATATGATTCGAATAATGCAGTGAAATGCTTTCAACTTGAACTAGATATTGCAAATTATCGACAAGGAACTTTGTCCATTCAATATTACTACTCCGGCTTTCTAAATTTATGGGCTGAACACTCTGAGATCTTACATGTTGATGTTCCTAAAACATCCCATCCCTTGTAGTTGTTCGAAATAGTTACGAAGTGAGCAAGCGCGATCAGCTTCTTATGAAACTTTGCGCAAAATTTGAAGTGGCTCGTGGAGCTTTGCTGAACCGCAATCCAGTCCCTGATTTAGAAGTTTGTGTAGGGGAACTTTTCCGTGAAGACCAGAGCCTACTCACCTAAAACAACATATCGCATGATCAGAGTAATCCTAAAGCTCTCACAATCTCCTATTTAGTTCAAAATACAGCTGACAAATGCGACACACGACATGTCCAGTGTTTTTATTGCAAATATTTTGGTCATATTGCTCGTAGTTGCAGTAAGAAATTTTGCAACTACTGCAAACAACACGGCCACATTATTTCTGAGTTCCCAAAGAGACCTGTTTGGCGTCCTGCCCAAGCCTTTCATGCTACTACCCATGTTGTCGGTTTGTCTACTCCTATCATCGCCAATGCATCTGATGCACTGACTCTAGAGAAGGTGCAACATATTGTTCTCTCTGCTATATCGGTGTTGGGCATTCAGGGTAAGTCTACTAGTGCTTCAACACCTTGGCTTGTGGATTCGGGGGCTTCTAATCATATGACAGTATCCCTTGAACACTTACAAAATGTCCATACTTATAAGAGCACCCAAAACATTCAAATTTTTGATGGTAACACTCTGCCTATTTCTGTTGTTGGTGATATCAATCCTTCTTTTAACAATGTATTTGTGCCACCAAGACTTGACTCTAATTTAACTTTCATTGGCCAATTGGTGGATAATAATTATAATGTTAATTTTGCTGGTAATGGTTGTTTTGTGTAGGATCAAGTGTCGGGGAAAGTGATCGCGAAAAGTAGGCAATTTATTTATGCTCTAACTTCATTCCTCTAATTTTTATTTTGCTTGTATTGATGTCTCACATTCGTTTGCAGATTTGCATGATAAATTAGGACATCTAAACTCTATTGTTTTGTCTCACTTAATAAAAACAGGTTTATTGGGCCACAAGAATATCAGTGTTAACTCATCTTTTAATTGTTCAGTGTGTAAACTTGTCAAAAACAAAACTCTTTTGTTTCCTCTCCATGCTCACCGTGCTGACAAATGTTTTGAAGTTATTCATAATGATGTTTTGGGTGTGTCTCTGATTTTATCTCATTCCAAATATAAATACTTTGTAACGTTTATTGATGACTTTAGTTGTTTTACTTGGGTTTATTTTCTTCGTTCTAAAGCTGAAGTTTTTGCAATGTTTAAGAAAATTTTGAATTATGTTGAAAACCAACTTTAGACCACCATTAAGATCTTACACACAAACTCCTTTAGGAATATATTTCTCATGCTTTTCAAGAATTTTTGCAACAAAAAGGTATCTTGTCTCAGGGTTCATGTCCTTATATGCCTCAACAAAATGGCATCATAGAACGCAAAAATCGGCATTTACTTGATGTTACGCGTTCCTTGCTTCTTGCTTCCTCCGTCCCTCCCCAATTTTAGTTTAAAACTTTGTTCACAATTGTCTTTCTCATCAACCGTCTTCCTTCTCAGGTTCTTGGGCTTGATTCTCCCAATTTTATTCTTTTTCATGCACGTCCTGATTACACTAATCTTCATAAATTTGGTTGTGTATGCTTTGTTCATATTCCACCTCCTAAACGAAATAAACTTGGTGCCCGATTAATTATGTGTGCATTTTTGGGTTATAGTACCACTTATAAAGGCTTCTTGTGTTATGATCCCACCTCTCATCGCTTACGCATATCTAGGAATGTTattttctttgatcaatgttTTTTTCCCAAGTTTTAAACCTTCCTCTATTGATTTTTTTTACTCTTGTTGATTTTTCTAATGATATTCTTCTTGTAGAATGATTTAAACTAGGTCAATTTTATGTCAGATGCACTCCTACTTTGTCCCTTCCTGCCACTGATTTGTCACTTGAGCCTACACCAGTACCTATATGATGCTCACAACGAGTGTCTCGCCCACCTGATAGGTACGAATATGTGCCTATTTCTCTTACTTCTACTCTATCTGGTATATTTATTCCTACTTGTTATTCTTAGGCAGTTAAAGATGCTCGTGGGTAACGACAATGAACGATGAACTACAAGCCCTTTAATAAAATTTCACTTGGGACATTGTTCCTCGACCTCCAAGTGTTAAGCCTATTGGGAGTAAATGGGTGTATTCGATAAATCTGAATTCAGATGGTACTCTTAATCATTACAAAGCTCGATTGGTTGCATTAGGTAATAAACAAGAGTATGGTGTGAATTATGACGAGACCTTCGCACTTGTCACAAAAATGATTAGTATTCAAACCATTTTGACTATTGTTGCCTCTCAAGGATGGCCACTTACTCAAATGGACGTGAATAATGCATTTCTTCATGGAGACTTGACATAAGATATTTATATGACCCTTCCTCCAGGGTTGCCTTCCTCATCTGAAGGGGTGTGCAAGCTTAAACGCTCTCTATATGGATTATGACAAGCTCCGCGGACATGGTTTGAAAAGTTTCGGACTACTATACTCGATTTTTCTTTTACTCATAGTAAATTTGACTCATCCATGTTCATTCATCACACATCTAATGGTATTGTTCTTCTATTTATCCATGTTTATGATATGATTATTACCGGTTCTGATCATGCTGCGATCCAACACATTAAACAACAAATTCAAGCTTATTTTCATATGAAAGATCTAGGGGATCTTCATTATTTTTTAGGGCTTGAGGTTTGTTCTAATTCCAAGGGATTTTTTCTCCATCAACATAAATATACTGAAGGTTTGATTTCTTCGGCGAGTCTAACTTCATTCACTCCCGTGGATACTCCTCTTGAGGTTAATGTTAAATATTATCGTGATGAAGGTGATCAATTGTATGATCCTTTATTATACCGACAACTGGTAGGTAATCTTAATTATCTGACATTTACTCGTCCCGACATTTCCTTTGCAGTCTAGCAAGTGAGTCAATATATGCACACTCCCCGCCATCTTCACCAAGTTACGGCATGTCGCATCATACGGTACTTGAAAGGCACATCTACACGTGACCTATGTTTTCCTACTCGACAACCTCTTAATTTGATTAGTTATAGTGATGTAGATTGGGCTGGTTGTCCTGACACACGAAGATCAGTTACTAGTTAGTGCATGTTTCTTGGTTCTGCATTGATTTCTTGGAAGAGTAAAAAGCAGTCTCGCGTCTCTAAGTCTTCAACAGAATCCGAGTATCGAGCAATGTCTATAGTCTGTTATGAAATTACCTGGCTTCGTGGACTTTTGGTCGAGCTCGATTTTCCTCAACATACAGCCACACCGCTCTTTGCTGACAATACCAGTGCTATTCAAATTTCTACTAATCTGTTTTTTCATGAACGCACAAAGCATATTGAGGTGGATTGTCATTCGATTCGGGAAGCATTGGACAATCATGTTATTTCTCTTCCTCATGTCACATCACAACTTCAACTTGTAAATATCTTCACTAAGGTTGTACCTCGACCTCAACATCATTTCTCATCCGCAAAATTGATGCTTCTTGACATGCCGCATTAATTTGAGGGGAGTGTCAGTAAGGAATACTTATTGTCATGACTTTGTTATTATTTCAATTTATGTTAGTTATTGACTATATGTTACGTTGTCTctaattgtatagaaattataGGAATTAGAATATTTGTATCTTCAATATTGTTTATGCCTGATGTATTATATATGGAGAGTATCATATaaatgaaaaggacacaaaatATAAATTCTGACAATGTTGACCTTCTGTTTTTTGTCACCAGTTTGGATCTGTATGTAGCTAATTTCGTCCACCATTCTAATGATATATACAAAATTTTAGGTAACCATGAGGTTGCCTTAAGCAACTCAACAGTCCTTTAATTTGATTGGGAAAACAAAAGTTGTTACCTATCCATGCATCTTTTTTCCATTTTTCAGTGATAATATCACAGAACGGAATGAAGTTAATAACTTTGTCCGGGATCCGATGTTCGTTTCTATCACTAACCATGTTTTCTCCGGTGAATTTCAAGAGAAACTTGTGGTTTGAAGGTTTGAAGACTAACTTTTGAGTTGAATCTAAAAGTTTGTTATTGTGCAATAACTGGGAATCGTAAGCCTGACTCTACATTATGGGAACATATAAAATGAAAGTAACTTGGAAAACCAAAGGAAACGTTGCATTGAGTTGTGTTTTTGGAAAGAAAATGAACCGGTAATGTTGAAAAGAAATCATGCATTCATTGGCAGAACTGAAAAGTTATAGTTCTAAAAAGTTATTTGTAGAAGATGAATTTGACCAATCAAAGGGAATGTCATAAAGATATTAATCAGAACATCTTGTATTTTATGGTAGATTTTATAAGTATATATTTGATTATTCCATTTTGATCAAAACAAGCAACAAAATATTCATCTTGTCTTGTTCTTTTCTTCTTTCCCACAATTCAAGTTCAAATTTCTCCACAAAATATTCATCAAACCACATTCTCAATTTGACACTTCTCTCTGTCTCAATCACAACACACTCAATTTATCATCCTATAATGAACACCTCTTTCTTCGGGATCAAACATCATTCTTCTCTCAAAGCTTACAACACTAGCAGCAACCATTTGGAGTTGTTGAAAACAAGAAGCTTGTTGCAGAAAACCAAAAAGTGGTGCACTGTATATGCCAAACACAGACACCCAATAAGGCAAGATTTTAGTTTTTCTTGCCAAAATGTAAACTTGTTGAGGTTACACCATGTTTTCAATAGTGGGTCTAGGTTGAAATGTACCAAGAAATCACGTTTTTCTTCTCTTTCCTTTACCCCATTGTGGAAAGAAAGGATTTTTTTGATAAGGGTATGTGTTTATAGTGTTGTTATCTCTGGTTTGTTTCTGTTGGTTTGGTTTGGAAGTAATAAAGTTAAGGGTTATGTTGAAGCCAAACTATTGCCTTCTGTTTGTTTAGTTATCAGTGAGCGAATTCAGCGTGAGTTTCGCATTGGAAAGGTTAGAAGGATCTCGCCGTTGAGTTTGACATTGGAGTCATGTTCATTTGGGCCTCATAGGGAGGAGTTTTCTTGTGGCGAGGTTCCTATTGTTAAGCTTCGTCTTCATCCTTTTGCTAGTTTGATGAGGGGGAAAGTTGTGGTTGATGCAGTTTTGTCACATTCAAGTGTATTGATTGTGCAAAAGAAGGACTATAGTTGGTTAGGGATACCGGAGAGCGAAGGCGGTGTAAAGAGGAACTTGTCTGCTGAAGAAGGGATTGATCATCGGACTAGAACGAGGAGGCTTGCACAAGAGGAAGCAGCGGCTCGGTCGGAGAGAGCGCGGGATGATGATGCTAGGGAAGCTGCAAAGATTGGTTACTTTGTTTCTGAGTCCTCCCAAGGGGATGACTTAAAGGAGACTCAAGTTCATTCAAGAGGAGAAACTGGTTCGAACTCCTTTTTCTGCATGAGTGAGGGGAAACATGATCATCACTGTGTAGATAAGGGTGTTGATTATGATATGAAACACGCGGCGTTGGAAAAGCCATTTAGAGTGAAGTTTCCTGGTTCGTCAGGGCTTAGGTTTTGGTCCAGAGTTATAAAAAGGTATGGGAAGCACAAATTTAAGAGGAAGTCTAAAAGGAGTGACATATCTGCATCTGGTGTTGCCATCAAAAAAAGAATTTTCGAATGCAGTGCGTCGGCAGCACGTGCATACTTTCGCGGTCAATCACAGGGAAAGTCTGAGGAGCCTTCATCATCTTCTGGATGCTTTCATTCTATGAATCTTGATGATAAACATTTGATAGAAAATGATATTGATAAAATTACAGAATCGCTTGCCAGTGGTGATGATGATAAAGATATTGTTGCAGAAAATGGGGTAGATGTTCTGCAGCCTGAAGGCCTTACTGAGACTCTTCCCGTAATGTTGGATTCTGTTCATTTCAGAGGCGCAACTGTGATGTTACTCGCATATGGAGACAATGAAGTTAGGTGAGAACTACTATTGGCATGTTTTATCCAGTTATGTTTCTTGTATCTTAAAATGGATTCATTGAACCGATGCCTATATTTTCGAAATTAGCAATGTCACGTGTTCGCGTCAGAGTCTGTGCTTCATACCCTCTCTCACTTTACAAACTGATTTTATAGGTTTGAGTTAAGTCCAACTCAAATTTTTGAGATGCAATCATAGTATCCATTGAGCCACTCGAGTCAATCTTCAGATGTCCAATCCTAGacatgagagagagagagtgttAAGAGTCcctcatttgatgatatatggCCTAAAAATGAGTTTATAAGTGGAAGGCCTCTCTCACTTTACAAACCGATTTTATAGAGTTGAGTTAGTCCCAACCCAAATTCTAAGAACTTCTATATTGAAACCTGatgttttattaaaaaaaatgataAGCTGCATGAATTTAGATGTTCTGTATGTTTTACTTTTAGGGAGATGGAGAATGTCAATGGCCATGTGAAGTTTCGTAACCACTACAACCATATAAACGTACAACTTAATGGAAATTGTAAGCCCTGGAGGTCAGATGTTATATGCAAAGATGGTGGTTGGTTGTCTGCAGATGTTTTTATCGACATTCTTGAGCAGAATTGGCATACTAATTTGAAAATCGACAATCTTTATGTTCCGGTAAGGTATACAATAATTTAAAGTTCCAAAGTTTTGTCACCTCCTATTTAGACATTTATCCTTTATGGATGCTTATATAATTTATGTCTGGCTTGAGTTCTATGCAGCTATTTGAAAGGATCCTAGAAATTCCAATTACATGGTCTAAAGGGCGGGCCAGTGGCGAGGTTTGTCTTTAACTTGCTAGTTTTTTCTTGAGAATTGATATTGCTTCATCTGTTTGATATATTGTTTCCTTTTGTTACAGCTTCACTTGTGCATGTCTAAGGGTGAGACTTTTCCAAATATTCACGGACAGCTAGACGTGACAGGATTGAACTTCCAACTATTAGATGCTTCATCGTGTTTCTCTGTATGTCTTCCTTTCACCCGAATTAAAATGCTTTGTGCAATCCCTTTTTGATATGTTTCATTTGCAACTCTCTTGGAATGAAACTGAGCCATTGCATACGCACGGTATTTTTATCGTTCGCCAAAAAATACTTATAGCCTTCAAGGTGATCAAATAGTTTGGTTTTTCCAGAACGTATCAGCAAGTTTGTGTTTTCGTGTTCAAAGAATATTTTTACACAATGCGTGTGGCTGGTTTGGCAGCATTCCTCTAGAAGCATCAGGAGATTTTGGCATTCACCCCGACGAAGGAGAATTGCATATTAAGTGTGAGGTACTTTTAATCTTATGTATGTTTGTATTCACATCTGTATAATTATGCATCTGTTCAATGAGAGAATGTGGCTAACACTCGGTCCACTTATTCCTTATGAtattttcttgatcaaatttccAGGTACCTGGTGTTGAAGTGAATGCTTTGATGAAAACTTTCAACATGGAATCTTTCTCGTTCCCGGTATTGTTATTGTTTTGTAAACCGGTCATTGCCATATTACCATAAAGCTATATCATTTTTCTTCTTGATTTCTTTTATATTTTTGAAGTATCATCATTTCTTGATACTTTTTACAGAACTGTTACCGAAAAAGAGTGATAATTACCTATCTAATATCAATCACTGTTTTtcatttctatttttaataacTAAGGTTTATTGATTGTAGCTAGCAGGATCAGTAACTGCGCTGTTTAATTGCCAAGGCCCGCTAGGTAATCCTATATTTGTGGGCACTGCAACGGTTTCTACGACATCGCCTTCTTTACATGATGACACTCCGGCAACTGTAGCATCTGAAGCACTTGCTAAAAGTAAAGAAGCTGGTGCAGTCGCAGCATTTGACCGCGTACCATTTTCATATGTATCTGCCAATTTTAGTTTCAACACTGATAACTGTGTAAGTTGAAAGTCATAATGAATTTACATTTTAGTCGATCGGTAACTAGTTTGAAACCTTAGTGTTCTAGGAAATGTTTTCTTATTTATTATCACGGTTTATCCAATCCATTGAAGTAAACATAAAATCCTAAATATGCGGAATGCAATTCATTCTAGCAATTTCTTAAATCCTCTAAGTCTCTTGGTCTCATTGCATTCAACAGGTTGCTGATTTATATGGAATCAGGGCAAGCCTTGTGGATGGTGGTGAAATTCAAGGAGCCGGGACTGCTTGGATATGTCCAGAGGTATATGGCCTGTAAACTATATGTTACCGACTCCCTCACTTGCAAAACTGGAAATTAGAGGTCTCATTGATTTTGCTAATATATACTTTTGTTCTCAGGGTGAAGAGGATGAGACAGCCATAGATGTTAACTTTTCTGGAAATTTGGCCGTTGAAAATATATTTCTTCGTTATGTTCCCGATTATCATAGTTTGATGCCACTCAAACTAGGTGTTATACATGGAGAGACAAAAATTTTGGGACCTCTTTCAAGACCGTAAGTCAGTCCCCTTTTCTGTTCTGATAAATAGTTTTTGCTTATTGTATACTTAAATTATCTGCTTTTACATTGCTCTCCTTCCTTATTTTGGATTATACGATATTTCTTTCCTGTCTCCTATACGATTTGTTTTATGGAAAttgttttctcattttgtttTTCAATGCAGAAAGCTTGATATAAAATGGACTGCGCCATCTGCAGAAGGGTCTTTTAGTGATGCTAGAGGAGATATCATAATTTCACATGATTTCATTTCTGTTAATTCTGCTTCAGCTGCATTTGATTTGTATATGAAAGTTCAAACATCTAGTGAAGAGTTTTGTGCTCCAAAAGTCATTCCATTTACTGTTGGCAAGATTGAGTTTGATTTGAACATGCACGAGTTTGAATTCTTCAGATTGGTTACTACTTATACATTGGATTTTCCAAGACCTTTGCTTCTGAAAGCATCTGGAAGAGTTAAGTTTCAAGGAAAGCTTTTAGAGAAAGGAAGTTCAGATTGTCTTGTTGGTGAGGTTTCAATCTCTGGTCTCAAATTGAATCAATTGTTGCTCGCACCTCAACTATCAGGGTTGTTAAGAGTTTCTCCTGAATGTATCAAGGTAGAGAATAAAACTCGCTCTTCCTAAAAAATGTTTTGTTTTGCGATGCTATGCAACTGTTTAACAGACTCCTCGGCAGTAGCTCATTGGTCAATGTGATATAATCATGGACAAGAATTCTAATAAATAATTTTAGTGTATGCAGTTGGATGCCTCCGGTAGACCCGATGAAAGTTTTGAAGTGGAGTTTATCAGGCCACTACAGTCCGGTGATGAAGATGATCTGAAAAGTGGACAACTGTTGTTTATTTCACTTCAAAAAGGGAAATTGGGGGCCAGTGTCAATATCCAACAAAGTCTTTCAGCTAGCTTGGACATACAAAATTTTCCACTAGATGAGCTGGAGCTTGCTTCTCTCAGGGGGATTATTCAAAGGGTAAGCCTCCTCCTATGCACATTTGGATCATAATGAGGTTGACCTTAGGGAAATTAGACAAGGTTTTCACCATCCCAATGTGCAAATTTCGACTTTGTTGCTTTTTATTTTATCTCTTCAACTCTCTATTTTTCTGTTCAGTTCTGTCTGAATTATGACTTGGTCGAGGCATTATTTAATGATCATGTAATGAAAATAATACATGCTTCTTTTTGGTTGGTATTTTTTCAGGCAGAAATCAAGGCTAATCTTCAAAAAAGAAGAGGACATGGAATCCTATCTGTACTTCAGCCAAAATTCATTGGCGTTCTTGGTAAATCCCTAGATGTGGCGGCTAGGTGGAGTGGAGATGTTGTGAGTAACTAGGACTGTCCCTCTAGTATATAAATTTGTCAACCTCGTTGTATAATACAAGTCATTCATTCTATATTATTCAAGTTGGTATCAAAGTCAGGTTCAAATCCTAGGACCTGAGAGTTTTGAACCAACCACGCTTCCATTATAATACCTTAAGCGTGTAATTTTAATCACAGCTGTTCATTGACTTCCATTATATGAAATCAATGTTTAGCCGTGGTAATGACCCCGTGCTTTTGTATATTGTATTGGTAAAGCTGTTTTGGAACTGTGTTTGAGGATACTGATTGTTTGTTAATGTTCTTTTGTTCAGATCACAATTGAAAAAGTTATCTTCGAACAAAGCAACAGTCATTATGAACTTCAAGGTGAATATGTG containing:
- the LOC127086149 gene encoding protein TIC236, chloroplastic, coding for MNTSFFGIKHHSSLKAYNTSSNHLELLKTRSLLQKTKKWCTVYAKHRHPIRQDFSFSCQNVNLLRLHHVFNSGSRLKCTKKSRFSSLSFTPLWKERIFLIRVCVYSVVISGLFLLVWFGSNKVKGYVEAKLLPSVCLVISERIQREFRIGKVRRISPLSLTLESCSFGPHREEFSCGEVPIVKLRLHPFASLMRGKVVVDAVLSHSSVLIVQKKDYSWLGIPESEGGVKRNLSAEEGIDHRTRTRRLAQEEAAARSERARDDDAREAAKIGYFVSESSQGDDLKETQVHSRGETGSNSFFCMSEGKHDHHCVDKGVDYDMKHAALEKPFRVKFPGSSGLRFWSRVIKRYGKHKFKRKSKRSDISASGVAIKKRIFECSASAARAYFRGQSQGKSEEPSSSSGCFHSMNLDDKHLIENDIDKITESLASGDDDKDIVAENGVDVLQPEGLTETLPVMLDSVHFRGATVMLLAYGDNEVREMENVNGHVKFRNHYNHINVQLNGNCKPWRSDVICKDGGWLSADVFIDILEQNWHTNLKIDNLYVPLFERILEIPITWSKGRASGELHLCMSKGETFPNIHGQLDVTGLNFQLLDASSCFSNVSASLCFRVQRIFLHNACGWFGSIPLEASGDFGIHPDEGELHIKCEVPGVEVNALMKTFNMESFSFPLAGSVTALFNCQGPLGNPIFVGTATVSTTSPSLHDDTPATVASEALAKSKEAGAVAAFDRVPFSYVSANFSFNTDNCVADLYGIRASLVDGGEIQGAGTAWICPEGEEDETAIDVNFSGNLAVENIFLRYVPDYHSLMPLKLGVIHGETKILGPLSRPKLDIKWTAPSAEGSFSDARGDIIISHDFISVNSASAAFDLYMKVQTSSEEFCAPKVIPFTVGKIEFDLNMHEFEFFRLVTTYTLDFPRPLLLKASGRVKFQGKLLEKGSSDCLVGEVSISGLKLNQLLLAPQLSGLLRVSPECIKLDASGRPDESFEVEFIRPLQSGDEDDLKSGQLLFISLQKGKLGASVNIQQSLSASLDIQNFPLDELELASLRGIIQRAEIKANLQKRRGHGILSVLQPKFIGVLGKSLDVAARWSGDVITIEKVIFEQSNSHYELQGEYVLPGNRNHNPVDGKGDGFLKSRVSGNLGSVISSMGRWRMKLEVCRAEIAEMLPLARLLSRSMDPSVLSRSKDFFIRSLQSVGLYSTSSQQLLELIRGHHDLSHDVVHEDLNLPDLFDLRGRWHGSVGASGGGDGDTLAKFDIHGEDWELGDYKAQCILGVGAYSNDNGMHMKNFLIQNDNATIHADGNLLGPKTNLHFAVLNFPVSLVPNVAQLVESTATNSLHSLEPLLAPIKGILHMEGDLRGSLTKPECDVQIRLLDGSVGGIDLERAEVVASLTSTSRFLFNAKFEPIIQNGHVLIQGSIPVTFVQNNMLPQDEELDQSGATLFSDWARKKNRGTAADASNKNTFRDRNEEVWNTRLAKSLEGLYLQNLDVGEIRVDADIKDGGMMLITALTPYADWLHGNADVMLEVRGTVDQPLLNGYAMFHRASISSPVFRKPLTNFGGTVQMKSNRLSITSLESRLSGKGKLLVKGNLPLRPSEETLDDKIELKCDVLEVHAKNILSGQVDSQLQITGSILQPVVSGNVKLSRGEVYLPQDGGSGDSQALASNQSAVSAGGDSQEFASRYISQYFGSRSASLTTKSSQSSSSVSGSSDADKDMEKMLIKPSIETRLSDLKLVLGPELKIVYPLILIFTVSGELELNGLAHPKCITPRGILVFENGEVELLATQVRLKREHLNIAKFEPEYGLDPMLDLALVGSQFQYRIQGRASNWQGSVEQDTLSPIEAVRKFESQLAESILKGNGQLALEKLATATLEKLMPRIEGKGEFGNARWRIMYSPQIPSLISSGATVDTFEFLAGNLTFGTDVEVQLGKRLQARVTRQMKDSEMATQWSLSYQLTSRLHLRLQSSPLLCIFFEYYATT